In a genomic window of Acidobacteriota bacterium:
- a CDS encoding VWA domain-containing protein has translation MTWTTTPLVLSVVLTAQNPPVPSLEIVSPTPTDYVVGETTIYLDATPGNDRIVSITVAVDGALACRLTSPPYRCHTTVGPELRQRTIRVVAILASGRRIVRTMSTADVPLVETSEVRSVLVPVSVRDSRGRFVPGLQRENFALFENDRAQAITFFAPEGSSCEIILAVDISGSMADQLGKVQQAVKTFLAALRPDDTVTLAAFNTAFFTIAPRGASAAARHRAIDRLASWGGTALYDAMFSALDVLTDRQGRRSLVVFTDGEDRSSQASPTRVEQRLLADDVVLYVVGHGSAADLPALRDQLKSMAEASGGRAIFLSSLDKADEAFREVMEDLAQLYTLGFSPDSPGAPGEWRKLRVELARRKYRVRSRAGYVLKSSR, from the coding sequence ATGACCTGGACGACGACGCCCTTGGTTCTGAGCGTAGTGCTCACTGCGCAGAATCCTCCCGTTCCGAGTCTGGAGATCGTGTCTCCGACGCCCACCGATTATGTCGTGGGCGAAACGACGATCTACCTCGATGCCACGCCTGGGAACGACCGAATCGTTTCCATCACGGTTGCCGTTGACGGCGCGCTGGCTTGCCGGCTGACCTCCCCGCCGTACCGGTGTCACACAACTGTCGGTCCGGAACTGAGGCAGCGGACGATCCGTGTCGTGGCGATACTCGCGTCGGGCCGGCGAATCGTGAGAACCATGTCGACAGCTGACGTACCACTGGTTGAAACCTCCGAGGTCAGATCGGTACTCGTGCCGGTGTCGGTCCGGGATTCCCGCGGCCGCTTCGTACCGGGGCTGCAGCGGGAAAACTTCGCGCTTTTCGAGAACGACCGCGCGCAGGCGATTACGTTCTTTGCTCCAGAAGGGTCATCCTGCGAAATCATTCTGGCCGTGGACATCAGCGGCAGCATGGCGGATCAGTTGGGGAAAGTCCAGCAGGCGGTCAAGACGTTCCTCGCTGCTCTGCGGCCAGACGATACTGTGACGCTCGCCGCGTTTAACACGGCATTTTTCACGATCGCGCCGCGCGGCGCCTCAGCGGCGGCGCGGCACCGAGCGATCGATCGCTTGGCGTCCTGGGGTGGTACGGCTCTGTACGACGCGATGTTCTCTGCGTTGGACGTGCTGACGGACCGACAGGGCCGGCGGTCGCTCGTCGTGTTCACGGACGGCGAAGACCGGTCAAGCCAGGCTTCGCCGACGCGGGTCGAACAGCGCCTCCTGGCCGACGATGTCGTTCTCTATGTGGTTGGACACGGATCCGCCGCCGATCTGCCAGCGCTTCGCGACCAGCTGAAGTCAATGGCGGAGGCCAGCGGCGGGAGGGCGATCTTTCTCTCGAGCTTGGACAAGGCTGACGAAGCCTTCCGCGAAGTGATGGAAGATCTCGCGCAGCTGTACACGCTGGGCTTCTCTCCGGATTCCCCTGGCGCTCCCGGAGAGTGGCGAAAGCTCCGTGTCGAGCTCGCGCGGCGTAAGTACCGTGTCCGTTCGCGGGCGGGGTATGTTCTCAAGAGTTCGCGGTAG
- the dinB gene encoding DNA polymerase IV yields the protein MRRILHVDMDAFYASVEQRDDPSLRGRPVVVGGSPEHRGVVAAASYEARAFGVHSAMSMAKAARLCPELVIVRPDFAKYTAASRQVFDIFRSVTPLVEGLSLDEAYLDVTENAWHEPLGVNVARRIKEAIRERTQLTASAGVAPNKFLAKIASGWKKPDGLTVIAPERMESFLQQLPVDALWGVGPVTARKLRARGIERLVDVRNADPRVLEEAVGSWADGLIDLAHGRDDRQVEPNRPAKSCGTENTYAKDLTDIDEMRESLGEMADECIQWLERKRRVCRTVTIKVRYSDFTTITRSRTFPAPTRDAALIRAAAIDLLSRTGAATTPVRLLGVSVHNLLTDEEAAAGWLPF from the coding sequence ATGCGCCGCATCCTTCACGTCGACATGGACGCCTTCTACGCGTCTGTTGAGCAGCGTGACGACCCGTCGCTGCGCGGCAGGCCGGTGGTCGTCGGGGGATCGCCCGAGCATCGGGGCGTCGTGGCCGCGGCGAGCTACGAGGCCCGTGCCTTCGGTGTGCATTCGGCGATGTCGATGGCCAAGGCGGCCCGCCTGTGTCCCGAGCTGGTCATCGTGCGGCCGGATTTTGCGAAATACACCGCTGCCTCCCGCCAGGTGTTCGACATCTTTCGATCGGTCACGCCGCTCGTCGAGGGCTTGTCGCTGGACGAGGCGTATCTCGACGTGACCGAGAACGCGTGGCACGAGCCGCTCGGGGTGAACGTGGCCAGGCGGATCAAAGAGGCGATCCGCGAGCGCACGCAGCTCACCGCGTCAGCCGGCGTTGCGCCGAACAAGTTCCTCGCGAAGATCGCGTCCGGATGGAAGAAGCCGGATGGCCTGACGGTCATCGCGCCGGAGCGGATGGAGTCGTTTCTGCAGCAGCTCCCGGTCGACGCGCTCTGGGGGGTCGGGCCGGTGACCGCGCGGAAGTTGCGCGCGCGCGGGATAGAAAGGCTGGTGGACGTCCGGAACGCGGATCCGAGGGTCCTCGAGGAAGCCGTGGGCAGCTGGGCGGATGGTCTCATCGATCTCGCCCACGGCCGCGACGACCGCCAAGTCGAGCCGAACCGCCCGGCGAAGTCCTGCGGGACGGAGAATACTTACGCGAAAGACCTCACCGACATCGACGAGATGCGCGAGTCGCTCGGCGAGATGGCAGACGAGTGCATCCAGTGGCTCGAACGAAAGCGCCGCGTCTGCCGCACGGTCACGATCAAAGTCCGGTACTCGGACTTCACCACGATCACGCGAAGCCGGACGTTTCCGGCCCCAACCCGCGATGCCGCCCTGATCCGCGCTGCCGCAATCGACCTGCTCTCCAGGACGGGCGCCGCGACGACCCCGGTGCGCCTGCTCGGCGTCAGCGTGCACAACCTGCTGACCGACGAAGAAGCGGCGGCCGGCTGGCTGCCGTTTTGA
- a CDS encoding B12-binding domain-containing radical SAM protein translates to MRALLLSMPDSFEHTPALTMRMPNAALTSLAGNVDAHHQVYVADLICVQNRVAATVRELMAQLRPEVVGLSIMTFQRRTALGIIRIARDLSPSARVVVGGYDASLAPEEYERPESGVDFIVRGEGDLTFRDLLRALERAEPFDGIAGLSWRRRDGEVVRNPPRPVSRLGDEIRPPNRAARVLRGYTFLGRHIDIVETSRGCTYDCSFCSIIEMRGRNFETWAFDRVLADIADAQRHGARTIFIVDDNITLNVRRFEALCEAIIAAGLNRVDYIVQAMTSSIAAHGEALAPLMRRAGFRYVFLGIENIVERDLAFLKATAKNTARAGGRAAGNASARACEHIRRNGMFVVGGLIVGNPDDTCESIEANLAFAREHVDWPYIQHPTPYPGTPMTKDFREHGLIVNENVDEYDGTTAVVRTRHLAAEDVEFLRWRAERWMKSRHFPNVLRHDPAFVLRHARRMFAHTFRGCGVRTILGLEDERTAFARYKAIRRRERDYMGPDAPKATRWRSIQYGHGTSSQAASAP, encoded by the coding sequence GTGAGAGCCCTCCTCCTCTCCATGCCCGACTCCTTCGAGCACACGCCCGCGCTGACCATGCGGATGCCGAACGCGGCGTTGACCTCGCTGGCGGGCAACGTGGACGCGCATCACCAGGTTTACGTGGCCGACCTGATTTGCGTGCAGAACCGCGTGGCGGCGACGGTGCGCGAGCTGATGGCGCAACTGCGGCCGGAGGTCGTCGGCCTCTCGATCATGACGTTTCAGCGGCGAACCGCCCTTGGCATCATTCGCATCGCCCGGGACCTGTCGCCATCCGCGCGGGTCGTCGTCGGCGGATACGATGCGAGCCTCGCGCCCGAGGAGTACGAGCGGCCGGAGTCAGGCGTGGATTTCATCGTGCGCGGGGAAGGGGACCTGACGTTCCGCGATCTGTTGCGCGCGCTGGAGAGAGCGGAGCCGTTCGACGGCATCGCGGGGCTGTCATGGCGGCGGCGGGACGGCGAGGTCGTGCGCAACCCTCCGCGCCCGGTGAGCCGGCTCGGCGACGAGATCCGGCCGCCGAACCGCGCCGCGCGCGTGCTGCGCGGGTACACGTTCCTCGGCCGGCACATCGACATCGTGGAGACATCGCGAGGCTGTACGTACGACTGCAGCTTCTGCTCGATTATCGAGATGCGGGGCCGCAACTTCGAAACGTGGGCCTTCGACCGCGTCCTGGCGGACATCGCCGATGCGCAGCGGCACGGCGCGCGCACGATCTTCATCGTCGACGACAACATCACGCTGAACGTGCGCCGCTTCGAGGCGCTGTGCGAGGCGATCATCGCTGCCGGGCTGAATCGCGTGGACTACATCGTGCAGGCGATGACATCGTCCATTGCCGCTCACGGGGAGGCGCTGGCGCCGCTGATGCGCCGCGCGGGGTTCCGCTACGTGTTTCTCGGCATCGAGAACATCGTCGAGCGCGACCTGGCGTTTCTCAAGGCCACGGCGAAGAATACCGCGCGGGCGGGCGGGCGGGCGGCGGGGAACGCCAGCGCGCGGGCGTGCGAGCACATCCGGCGAAACGGCATGTTCGTCGTCGGGGGGCTCATCGTCGGCAACCCCGACGATACGTGCGAATCAATTGAAGCGAACCTCGCGTTCGCGCGCGAGCACGTGGACTGGCCCTACATCCAGCACCCGACGCCGTATCCGGGGACGCCCATGACGAAGGACTTCCGGGAGCACGGCCTCATCGTCAATGAGAATGTGGACGAATACGACGGGACGACCGCGGTGGTGCGCACCAGGCATCTCGCCGCCGAGGACGTGGAGTTCCTGCGGTGGCGCGCCGAGCGATGGATGAAGTCGCGGCATTTTCCGAACGTGCTGCGCCACGATCCCGCGTTCGTGCTGAGGCACGCCAGACGGATGTTCGCTCACACGTTCCGCGGGTGCGGCGTGCGCACGATTCTCGGCCTCGAGGACGAGCGAACGGCGTTCGCACGCTACAAGGCGATCCGCCGGCGCGAGCGGGACTACATGGGGCCGGACGCGCCGAAGGCGACGCGGTGGCGGTCGATCCAGTACGGCCACGGCACGAGCAGCCAGGCGGCAAGCGCGCCGTAG